Below is a genomic region from Fischerella sp. PCC 9605.
TAGTGTGGTTTGGGTAGAGTGAAACTCATAAAAAATTGCTGATTTGTAACAATTGCGAGGGAGACAATATGGACGTTAAAATGCTCCTAAGTGAATATGCAGCAGGGAAACGAGATTTTATTGGTGCACATCTGCATAAAGTAAACTTAAGTGACACTGATTTAAGTGGTGCAAATTTCTGTGGAGCAGACTTGAGTGGAGCAGACCTCAGTCGAGCCAATTTGAGTGGATGTAACTTCAGTCGGGCAAATATGACTGATGCAGATTTAAGTGGAGCAAATCTGATTGGTGCAAACTTGAGTGAGGTTAACCTAATTGGAGCAGACTTAATTAATGTCAATCTTGAGGAAACAAACTTAAGTCGTGCAGATTTGCGGGGTGCAAATTTAGTGAGAGCCAACTTAAAGAAAGCAAACTTAAGTGAAGCAGAATTAAGTGGTGCAGATTTAAGTGGTGCCAATCTCAATCAAGCCAATTTAATTGAGGCTAATTTGAATGAAGCAGAACTAAATGGTGTAGATTTAACAGCAGCAACCGTAACTGAAAGAGAATTGGGTGAGGGGGTCGTGCATACTGGTTTATCCCACAAATGGGTAACTTGGGCTGGCGGTTCCTAAGTTGTCAAATCAACAGAAGCAGGGGTAAAATTTATCCCCTGCACTTTGAAATTGGTAAGAACAGCAAATCTAGGGTGGGCATCAACTGCTATACTCGAACAATCTTGATTTCACATTGGTGGGGTTGCCCACCCTGCGATTATTAATAATGGTGCTTGAACTGCACTATAATCAACTAAATTATTTCAATTAATTTATTAAGCTTTATATTACTATCCATTCAAGCCAGTAGTGGCGTGACACTAATAAAATGATGCAATAAATTGTTTTGTGGTGCGGGCAGGATGCCCGCCTATGAGGAAGGGCTAGAAGCCCATCCCACAAGATTTTTCTAATGCACAAATTTAGCCTTGACACGCTAGTAGGATGCGTTCACACAGTGTAACGCACCATCAATCGCGGTGCGTTAATTAAATTGAATGTTTAGCTTATAAGTGACCTTGAAAATATCCTCCAGGTAAATTTCATACAATATTTCTTAAGCAGGAGATAAATTCTGGGACAGTTGCCCTACTCTTCGTTCTATGTGAGTTAGAAGAAGAGATGTTTGTAATATAACGGTTAGACTAAATTTAATATAGAAACTTTGGCAGCAAGTCTATCTTCCCTATGATAGAGTTTGTGGGCAAGTGAGGGGTTTGATTCAAAACAGTCGATCGCTAGAAGAATGAGTATATAGTGCCTTCACAAATGGCTCTAAAGCTAATTGAAGAAATGACACGGAGACGGGTGAACTAGGCAAAAATTGCTGAGTCAATATTTTCTGGAAGCGGAGTAGGGTTATGACTCATAATGTGAGGGTATCTGAACCTGAAGGCATCTTTGCTAGTGCTGGTGGTAGAGAGAGGGGTGTACTCGTACGTGTTCGAGTGCTGCATTATGGTGTTGCTTTGTTGTCTGTAGCCTTAGCATTGGGAGCAACCCTGCTGCTCGAACCATTGCTTGATTCAACGACTACTCCGCTGTTTTTTGCCGCAGTAATGGTAAGTGCTTGGTACGGGGGTTTGGGGCCGGGTTTAGTTGCGACCGCTTTGTCTACTTTGTTTCTCAACTATTTTTTTATTGAGCCGTTCCATTCCCTAAACATCACAGATGTGGGAACCCTACTAAGGCTGAGCGTGTTCATGATGGCAGCAGTGCTAATTAGCTCCCTCAACGAATCGCTACGTACAGCCCAACGGAAAGCTGAGGCAAACCTAAAGTCTCTACGTGAGAGCGAGGCACGGTTTTGTTGCTTAGCAGAGTCTAGTATTATTGGGGTGATTGTGGCGGATCTGAATGGCTCTATCGTTGAAGCCAATGATGCTTTTTTACGCATGGTTGGCTACACGCAGGAGGAGTTGCGCTCCGGTCGAGTGCGTTGGCGTGAGATGACACCACCAGAATATCTGCAAGTGAGCGAGCACTCACAGGAAGAACTCAGAACCACTGGTTTTTGTAAGCCCTTCGAGAAGGAATATATCCGCAAAGATGGCTCGCGTGTCCCCGTCTTACTTGGTTCTGCCATGCTGGGAGAGAATACAGCTATTGGCTTTGTGCTGGATTTGAGCGATGCCTCATGGCAAGCCGCTACGCGTCTACGCAAGCAAGCTGAAGCTCAACAACGCACCTGCCAAGCCGAGGAAGCACAGAGAATCCTACAAATACTCTTGGAGTATGTCCCTGAAGGTATCACGATCGCCACTGGCCCACCAGACTTTCCGATTGTTGCTAACAGCAAACTCGCCCAAGAACTTCTCGGCAAACCCAATGAAACGCTCATTGGCATATCCTCTGGCAACCACGTCCAGTCATATGGTCTGTTTCGATCCGATGGCGTGACACGTCACACTCGCGAACAATTACCCTTGTACCGCGCCACGCGCTACGGCGAAACAATCTCCAACGAAGAATGTATCATCGAACGTCCCGATGGTTCCCGCATCACAGTGCTTGCCAATGTAGTGCCAATCCGGAACTTGAGGGGTGAAATTATTGGTGCAATTAATTGCTGGCGGGATATCACTGAGCGCAAGCAGACTGAGGAAGCTTTACGCAAAAGCGAGGAACGGCTGCTGCTGGCACAACGGGCGGCAAAGATTGGCACTTGGGAGTGGAACTTACTTATTGGCGAAGTCTCTTGGTCAGAAGGAATCTGGGATTTGTTGGGCATTGAGCAAGGTAGTGAAATACCCAACTTGCAGCTTTGGACGGATTGTATCCACCCTGACGATCGCGAACAAGCACAGCGTCACATGGAAACTGCCCTGGCAGAGGGTGAAGACTATGATGATGAGTTTCGCATTATCCGACGCGACGGCACAATCCGATGGGTGGCATCCAAAGGTCGCTTCGTCCGTTCTGCGGACGGAAAAGCCGAGCGAATGCTAGGTGTCAACATCGACATCACCGAACGCAAACAGGCAGAAGACGAACGTACCCTGTTACTTGCCAAATATGCAAACCGTCTGCGAAAGCTAGCTGAAGCATCACTAATAATCAACTCAACACTTTCACTGACTGAAAGATTGCGTTTGATCACAGAGCAAGCTCGTGAAATTATCGAAGCCCACCAATCAGTCACCAGCATGACAACAGATCAAAACTGGGCACAAGCGATTCATACGGTATCTCTCTCAGATAAGTATGCCCAGTGGCGAGATTACTATGAGCAACCGGATGGATCTGGTATCTACACCTTAGTCTGTCGTATGCAAAGTCCGATCCGAATGACCCAGACTGAACTAGAGGCACATCCGGCTTGGCGTAGGTTTGGTCAGGCAGCGGGCAAGCATCCCCCCCTGCGAGGTTGGCTGGCTGCTCCCTTGACTAACCGTAGGGGTAAAAACCTCGGTTTGATTCAGCTTTCCGACAAATACGAGGGAGATTTCACCCCAGAGGATGAAGCCATTCTCGTACAACTAGCACAGATGGCATCGACAGCTATTGATAATGCCCAACTTTACGAGCAATCTCAGCAGGCAAATCGGATCAAGGATGAATTTTTGGCTGTGCTTTCCCATGAGTTGCGATCGCCCCTTAATGCTATCCTTGGTTGGTCAAAGTTGCTACGCTCTGGCAAGTTAGACTCAACTCAATCTGTTCGCGCCCTAGAAACTATCGAGCGCAATGCTAAATTACAAACTCAATTAATTGAAGATTTGTTAGATGTTTCCCGCATCTTGCGGGGTAAAATCAGCCTGAATGTCTCTCCAGTTAACCCGGTAACACCGATTGAGGCAGCAATCAACACTATGCGTCCGGCTGCGGAAGCCAAGTCCATCGATTTGCGATTTACGATTTTAGATTTTGGATGGGAAGATAATAGTGAGAATCCAAAATCCAACAGCCAAAAGCCAAAATTGCTGGTTTTAGCCGATCTCAACCGCCTCCAACAAGTTGTGTGGAATCTACTTTCCAATGCAATTAAGTTCACACCTGTTGGGGGACGAGTAGAAGTGTGCCTATCAGTAGAGAACGGGTCATCAGAAATAGCGCACGGGGCAAGGGGCATGGGGCAAGGGACAATGGAAATTTCCAATGCCCAATGCCCAATGCCCAATGCCCAATTCCCAATTCCCTATGCCCAAATCACAGTCAGTGACACAGGCAAAGGCATCAGCGCCGATTTTCTGCCTCATGTTTTTGAATACTTCCGTCAAGCTGATGCTTCGATTACCCGGACTCACGGAGGTTTGGGGTTAGGATTAGCGATCGTGCGTCATTTGGTGGAACTGCATGGAGGAACTATTAGTGCCGAGAGTCCAGGAGAAGGGCAAGGAGCAACCTTTACTGTCAGGTTGCCGCTGATGAAGCAACAGCCAGAGAATAACCAGGAAAATGAATCATTAAACAATTCGGTGAATCTTAAGGGAGTCAAAGTACTAGTTGTTGATGATGAAAGTGATACACGCGAATATTTAGCTTTTGCCCTAGAACAGTATGGGGCGATGACAATGACAGCTGCATCGGTAGCGGAAGCGCTGGAACGCTTAGAACAGTTCCAACCAGATATATTGGTCAGTGATATTGGTATGCCAACAGAAGATGGCTACACTTTCATCCGCCGAGTCAGGACACTGAAACGGGAACAGAGGGCAAAAATTCCAGCGATCGCCCTAACAGCCTATGCTGGAGAGAGCGATCGCCATCAAGCATTATCCGCAGGGTTTCAAAAGCATCTTCCCAAACCAATAGAACCAGCAGAATTAGCTGCTGCTGTCGCTAGCTTGTTAGGTTGAGAGTGAAAGATGGAGAGTGGGAATTAGGCATTGGGTATTGGGCATTGGGCAAAAATAAGTCAAAAGCATGCCCTCGAGCGCAGCGAAGGGTTAAAAGCTAAAAGTAAAAAGAAAGAATTTTTTCTTTTACCTTTTTACTTTTTACTTTTTACTTCTCCAGTTCCATTGCCCCTTGCCCACTAACCACTAACCACTAACCACTAACCACTAACCACTAACAACCTTCTCAAGCATAAACCTTGCGATAGTATGCCTGATACTCCTCGGACAGCAGAGGTTGCCACCAGTCGCGGTGAGTAAGATACCATTCCACAGTCAGACGTAAACCCTGTTCAACATTAACTGAAGGTGTCCAGCCTAATTGAGTTTTTATCTTTGTCGCATTAATGGCATATCTCCGGTCATGTCCGGCTCTATCCTTGACAAAAGTAATTAAGTTTGCTGCTGGACTAACTGGCAGATTCGGGGCCAATTCATCCATCAGCTGGCACAACATTCGTACTAAATTAATATTTTCTACTTCATTATTGCCGCCAATATTGTAAGTTTCACCTGCTACACCGCGATGAATTACCACATCTAAAGCACTACAATGGTCGCCCACATAAAGCCAATCTCGGACATTTTTACCATCACCATATACTGGTAATTGTTTACCCATCAAGGCATTGATGCACATTAGAGGAATGAGTTTTTCAGGAAACTGATAAGGGCCGTAATTGTTAGAGCAATTCGTAATAATAGTTGGTAGTTGGTAAGTATGGTAATAAGCACGAACTAAGTGATCGCTACCTGCTTTCGATGCCGAATAGGGACTATTGGGAGCATATGGAGTAGTTTCGCTGAAAGGGGGATTGTTGGGGGCGAGACTGCCGTATACTTCATCAGTAGAAACGTGCAGAAATCGATAGTTAGTGGGTTTGGAATTTGCCTGCCAATGTTGGCGAAAAGCTTCTAGTAAAGTGTACGTACCCACTACATTAGTTTCTACAAAAGCACCAGGTCCCAAAATCGATCTATCCACATGAGATTCAGCGGCAAAATGGGCGATAGTGTCGATATTTTCAGTTTGTAGTAGATTGTCGATAATAGAGCGATCGCATATATTACCTTGTACAAAGCGAAAATTCTCTTGTTCCTCCAATCCTGCCAAGTTTGCCCGATTTCCTGCGTAAGTCAAGGCATCCAATACTACAACTGTGTCATTTGGATAACTCTTACACCAGTGATGGACAAAATTTGAGCCAATAAACCCCGCACCACCAGTTATCAACAACCGACGACTCATTAAACTCACTCCTCTTTCTCGGCGTTGTTTGCGTCATGGTCGCAATAAAATACTAATACAAGAAGGCAGCCAGCTTTCAAGATCATAATGCGATCGCAACTACACCTTAGCGAAGCGCGAAGCGATCGTGCCGTTCGTCAAATCTGCACTCACGCGATCGCGCAAGGTTGTTGGTATCTCATGGAACTCACCGCTTTGATTTTGCTCATTCCCATCGGTTATCCATTTGCCTTCGACCATGATTGCTGATGCCATAATTGTCTCCTCAGCGTGATGGTGTAATTGTGACTTTGCTGCTTTAGTTAATTCGATGTATGTAACCAGCTTGTAGCCGATGTATTTTATGATAACGGCAAAGAATTTATCAAATTCACCAACGATAAATGGTTAAAACAAGATTATGCAAGCCAGTTTTTTAACTACTGTTCTATTACCTATCGCGCTAGCTATCATTATGCTGGGGATGGGTCTATCGTTGCTGCCAGAAGATTTTCAGCGTGTAAGGAAGTATCCTAAAGCTGTCTCGATAGGCTTAATAAGTCAGTTAATTATTTTACCTATTATTGGCTTTGTAATTGCTAAAGTTGTGCCAATGCCACCTGCGATCGCCGTCGGGTTAATGATACTGGCACTGTGTCCAGGTGGGCCATCATCAAATCTAATTACATACCTGGCAAAGGGAGATGTTGCACTCTCTGTCACCCTGACAGCATTGAGCAGTATCATCACAGTATTTACGATTCCCACGTTTGCAAATCTTGCACTCCAGCATTTTATCCGTCGAACTGCTGCGATCGCACTACCCATTAGTTCAACGATGCTGCAAATTTTTCTAATTACGCTCGTTCCGATTGGGTTGGGAATGTATTTGCGGCAAATATTTCCAGAACTTGCCCTCCGCCTCGAAAAAGTTACTAGCCGCCTGGCGATCGCATTACTGGCGATCGTTATCATCGCACTCATCATTCGCGAGTGGGATCGCCTCCCTGGCTTTATTCTTCAGGTTGGAATCTCTTGTGTGCTGTTGAATGTCTTTTCAATACTTGCAGGGTTATATATTAGCAAGCTGTTCAACCTCGATCTTGCTCAGCAAATCTGCATTGCCATTGAAGTTGGTATTCAAAATGGTACACTTGCGATCGCAATTACCGCCGGACTACTTAACAACCCTGATATGGCAGTTCCTGCTGCTGTTTACAGCTTGTTTATGAATCTCACAGGGTTTGTTGCCATTGGCTACGGTAGAAAGTTGGTTCTGTCGCAAAAAGTGAAGAAGATGGTAGGGTAGGTGGTTAGATTGATGGGCGGTATTACCTAGCGCGGTGGCAATGCAAAAAGGCTGGAGGAGCAGGAATGGTGAACGCTATTCCAACGAGGAGTATCCTCCCCGTTTACGAGAAGGGATAGGGTAGTGTCGTTTACGGGGGGATTGAGGGGGTTTTTAGGATTTATGGAAGAGAGCTATTGCTTCCTTTGATAGTTCACGGTCATGAACTTGTGCCACTGCCCGTCATCGCCCAACACATGCGATGTCAGCACCCGGCGATCGTTGCTCTTAAACTCGATTGCATCCTTGTACTTCGCCATCTTCTCCTCGCCAGTCATAGCGGGTCCCTCGGAATTGAGCGTCAGCACCCTTGCAGCCGCGTCCAGTTCGCCGTCGTACACCCAGAGGTAGGTCATCATCGATCCGATCCAGGTGCCCACGTACCGCTGTTTGTGCGGATCATAGCCGAGCGTCAGCATCGTCGTCGCGGCTCCGCAGCCAGGCATCTCACCCTGTCCTTCCGCTAGAATCCAGAGTCCATCGAGCGATCGCACGCTCTCGGTTCCCGTAGCTTTCTCTGAAAGCTGCTCCGATCCCATCTTCACCTCCGTTTCATATGTCCACTCGCCGACGAGCTTTTGTAGCCAATCGTGTTCCTTGTGCAGTTCAGTCTTCATTTTGTTGCCTCCTGTTGTATCCCAAAACAGCGTAATGTTTGCCTGTGCTTTTTCCCATTCATCAGTTGTCAGGCACGTGATTGAGAGTTGTTCCATAAGACTAGGCAGCTTGGTCACAGTTAATCATCCACGGAATGCCAAATTGATCGACCAGCATACCAAAACGGTAAGCCCAAAACGTTTGCTGGAGCGGCATTCGCACCGTGCCGTTTTCTGCTAATGTGTGAAAGATGCGCTCCGCTTCTACCGGATCGTTAAGACTAATAGATACGGAAAAACCTTTTGTTTCTTCATAATATTCAGGTAGACTGTCAGAACCCATCAATTCCTGGTCGCCGATCATCAGTCCGACATGCAGAATTTGATTGCGCCATTCCGGTGGTACCTGATCTGCCATTGGTGACTCTGGCGACTCTGCATAAGTCATCATCGTTGTGATTTTGCCCCCTAGACACTGCTCATAGAACTTAAACGCCGCCTCGCATTGACCGTTGAACATCAGATAAGGGTTTAATTGCATGGTGTACTCCTTGGGCTGATTGTGAATGAGGAATGCGATTAGCACTTCACGCTAATCCGAAGGAACCACGTGAAACGGTGTGACTGCTTAGGAGGAACCTTTAAAAAAATCCCAGCCTTATATTTTTTCGGCTTATTCAAAATCTCTCCTGGTGGGGGCAGCACCCTACCGGGCTAGATAGCGGTTGGTTTTTTTCTTGGTTAGTGCCTTAATGAGCAATTGTAGTACTTTTGTACTATAATTAATCTTAAGAAAGACTAAAATGTGTGTTGGAATTGTTCTAAATCGTTTCTGGATAGTTCAGCACCCCATTGAAGACAGTTGCAAATAGTGCAGGCGATCGCTACCTTCGTAGAGCGTAAGCAGTTCTGTGAATGAGGTATCCGGCGATCGCGTGAGTGCAGCAAAGGGAATTCAGTACGTGGGTATCAACGAAGTGATTGCCACATCTGGTGTAGCAAAACGCACCTTATACCGTTGGTTGCCTTCAAAAGACAAACTGATTGAAGAGGTGACGACGCATCGTGCAACTGTGTAGTTGCAAGGGTTTGAGCACCAGGAGTTTGAACAGTCTAACTACTAACTTATTGGCGTTGCTGATTGAAAGTATGAAACTTTTAACATTAGATTGACAATATATTGGTGTAGAAGCAATTCATGAATTGCTTCTACAAAATTCATACCTCGATTCAGCAAAGCCAACTTATTAAATTCTCAAATACTTCTTTTTTACCTTCGCGAATATACTCTGTATGCGTAATTTTTTCACGCGCATTCTTGTCAGGCTCTTAATATTAGCAGGTTGATGTATTTTGTGGTCAAAAAACTCATTTAATTCATCCAGAATGATTTGCAAACGCTGAGTAATATTTTCAGTCCGATACTCTGCGAAAAAATCTTCAGGTAATGCTGGCGATGTCCAATCTGCAAGAACTTTTAAAATACGTTGAATATCATATTCTTTTGAATAACCAGCGATTTTATAGCAATTAAATCCAGGATCTAAGTAATCAGACAGTCCACCGTTGATACTGGAGAAGACCTGACAACCACAAGCAAGAGCTTCCATTGGTTGCAGACCAAATCCTTCACTTACGCCCTGTAGTGCCCAATATTCAGCAGAATCATAAAGATAAACCTTAGCCCGATTGAATAGTCCTGCTAAATATTCTACATAGGAATCAACTACAAATACTTGACAATGCCGCTGCAAAGCTGGAATCAATTCCTGCATTAAATATTCAGAAGATTTGCGAGCCTGAACTAAAACATCAATATCTCTTTCAATATTTAAATTTTGAAATTCATTACCAATTTGATTGGGCAAATAATAAATCAAAGAATTAGGTGAAAGTTGTCCCCAATATCCCATTGTATTGCGGCTAACAGTGATAATTGGAATACTCCCAGGAAGTTTAAAACCGTAACCAGCACTGTGAGCATGGTACACAACATTATATTGTTTGAGCTTGGCAACAAGTTGAGCTACATCAAATCCCCAACTAACGACAAAAATCACATCATCTAAATTTTTCTGTTGAATTACATCATCTATGAAAAGTTTTCCCTCTTCTCGTTGACGGTAAGTCACGACATCAGCATGACAAATGAGCTTGGCTAGATTAAATGTTTTTAATTCTGCCCAAAGACCACCGCAGGCAAATTTGCCATCTGTCCCAGGGAGTAAAAAATAAAGTTTTCTCATGATATTGATTTTCCTGAATGAGCGATTAGGGACTGGGGACTGGGGACTAGGGATTAGGGATTAAAAACTTTCTCCCCATCTCCCCCTCTCCCCATCTTCCCCTCTCCCCCTCCTCTCACTCCCGCCAGCGTACTTTCACAAAATACGCTTCTCGTCCCCAAACGTCATGGGTACGTGTTATGTTTTCAGTTTCTAAATTAAAGGGAATAGCAGTTGTCAAGTAACGTTGTGCTAAAGCACCTATATTAGGGGCTAGTTCTGCTGCTGTTGTTGCCGCTAATCCTAAACCAACGAGTTGTTCAATCGGTCCTCGTGGTAGCAAAACATGAGCACCTACAGCAAGTCCAGCTGTCAACAACATTGCCACTGATAAATTTGTGCCGCAACGGGGATGTACAGCTAAATGCCATTCTCCATTCGTCAGCCGATGTAGGGCAAGTGTAACCGCGCGTCGCAAATCGCTGATATTGACCTCGCCATAAAGGAAAAATCCCCGATCTGTAGACAAACCACTTAAAAGTTCGTTGTCTATCTGAAAATTGCTAGAGGTGACGAGAGGAGGATGAGTGCTTTTAGATTCACTCAGAACCCAAACTGTGGCATGTTCTAGAGCATGAACCTGTCGCAGCATGAGAATTTCTTTCAAGCCTGGAATAAACGATAGCTGTCTGAGTAAATCGGCATCTAAGGTCGGTTGAGGTGTGGTTAAATCAAAATTAACAAAGTCAAACGGAAACTCGTTTGTTTTCGCATAAGTAGAAGTATTCATAACAACACTGCTCCCCAAGCTGATGGAGCAATATAGATTTCTTTCAAATGTACCGTTTCAGCCCGTGGATTGTTGCTAATTTTTGTTGACTACTACTAGAACGTCGATTCAGTATTCAGAAATTGTCTTTATGGGTGAGATAAGGGAGACACCCTTCGGGAGGTCAAAAGTCAAAAGTCAAGATTCTAATGCGTGACTTTTGACTTTTGAATTGTTTTGTCCTCCTTATCCTTCTTTTCATTTGAAGATTACTGAATCGGTGCCATGCAGGAGGCAGAAGGGAATAATATTTGTACCACATGCTTTTTGGTTTTCTCTAGCTATCTAGTTGTTTCTGCCGCGCTGCACTAGATATTTTGTCTTTTAAGCAAAGGCGAAACTTACCAAGGGCATTTGGCAGCGGTGAAAGGCGTCCACTCTGTGGAAAGAAGCAGCGTCTCCCTCGCGCCAATGTCCTTGTCCATACAGTTGGGATGCTTGACCTAGCCAACATGATTCTCATAAGTGGGGAAAACTGTCTTAGCCCCTAACAAATATTCCAGTACTCTGTTGCGCTTAATTTTGAAAGGTTCACACTGAACGTCAGGCGTG
It encodes:
- the rfbB gene encoding dTDP-glucose 4,6-dehydratase; its protein translation is MSRRLLITGGAGFIGSNFVHHWCKSYPNDTVVVLDALTYAGNRANLAGLEEQENFRFVQGNICDRSIIDNLLQTENIDTIAHFAAESHVDRSILGPGAFVETNVVGTYTLLEAFRQHWQANSKPTNYRFLHVSTDEVYGSLAPNNPPFSETTPYAPNSPYSASKAGSDHLVRAYYHTYQLPTIITNCSNNYGPYQFPEKLIPLMCINALMGKQLPVYGDGKNVRDWLYVGDHCSALDVVIHRGVAGETYNIGGNNEVENINLVRMLCQLMDELAPNLPVSPAANLITFVKDRAGHDRRYAINATKIKTQLGWTPSVNVEQGLRLTVEWYLTHRDWWQPLLSEEYQAYYRKVYA
- a CDS encoding TetR/AcrR family transcriptional regulator, producing the protein MNEVSGDRVSAAKGIQYVGINEVIATSGVAKRTLYRWLPSKDKLIEEVTTHRATV
- a CDS encoding PAS domain S-box protein is translated as MTHNVRVSEPEGIFASAGGRERGVLVRVRVLHYGVALLSVALALGATLLLEPLLDSTTTPLFFAAVMVSAWYGGLGPGLVATALSTLFLNYFFIEPFHSLNITDVGTLLRLSVFMMAAVLISSLNESLRTAQRKAEANLKSLRESEARFCCLAESSIIGVIVADLNGSIVEANDAFLRMVGYTQEELRSGRVRWREMTPPEYLQVSEHSQEELRTTGFCKPFEKEYIRKDGSRVPVLLGSAMLGENTAIGFVLDLSDASWQAATRLRKQAEAQQRTCQAEEAQRILQILLEYVPEGITIATGPPDFPIVANSKLAQELLGKPNETLIGISSGNHVQSYGLFRSDGVTRHTREQLPLYRATRYGETISNEECIIERPDGSRITVLANVVPIRNLRGEIIGAINCWRDITERKQTEEALRKSEERLLLAQRAAKIGTWEWNLLIGEVSWSEGIWDLLGIEQGSEIPNLQLWTDCIHPDDREQAQRHMETALAEGEDYDDEFRIIRRDGTIRWVASKGRFVRSADGKAERMLGVNIDITERKQAEDERTLLLAKYANRLRKLAEASLIINSTLSLTERLRLITEQAREIIEAHQSVTSMTTDQNWAQAIHTVSLSDKYAQWRDYYEQPDGSGIYTLVCRMQSPIRMTQTELEAHPAWRRFGQAAGKHPPLRGWLAAPLTNRRGKNLGLIQLSDKYEGDFTPEDEAILVQLAQMASTAIDNAQLYEQSQQANRIKDEFLAVLSHELRSPLNAILGWSKLLRSGKLDSTQSVRALETIERNAKLQTQLIEDLLDVSRILRGKISLNVSPVNPVTPIEAAINTMRPAAEAKSIDLRFTILDFGWEDNSENPKSNSQKPKLLVLADLNRLQQVVWNLLSNAIKFTPVGGRVEVCLSVENGSSEIAHGARGMGQGTMEISNAQCPMPNAQFPIPYAQITVSDTGKGISADFLPHVFEYFRQADASITRTHGGLGLGLAIVRHLVELHGGTISAESPGEGQGATFTVRLPLMKQQPENNQENESLNNSVNLKGVKVLVVDDESDTREYLAFALEQYGAMTMTAASVAEALERLEQFQPDILVSDIGMPTEDGYTFIRRVRTLKREQRAKIPAIALTAYAGESDRHQALSAGFQKHLPKPIEPAELAAAVASLLG
- a CDS encoding glycosyltransferase, with amino-acid sequence MRKLYFLLPGTDGKFACGGLWAELKTFNLAKLICHADVVTYRQREEGKLFIDDVIQQKNLDDVIFVVSWGFDVAQLVAKLKQYNVVYHAHSAGYGFKLPGSIPIITVSRNTMGYWGQLSPNSLIYYLPNQIGNEFQNLNIERDIDVLVQARKSSEYLMQELIPALQRHCQVFVVDSYVEYLAGLFNRAKVYLYDSAEYWALQGVSEGFGLQPMEALACGCQVFSSINGGLSDYLDPGFNCYKIAGYSKEYDIQRILKVLADWTSPALPEDFFAEYRTENITQRLQIILDELNEFFDHKIHQPANIKSLTRMRVKKLRIQSIFAKVKKKYLRI
- a CDS encoding VOC family protein; this encodes MQLNPYLMFNGQCEAAFKFYEQCLGGKITTMMTYAESPESPMADQVPPEWRNQILHVGLMIGDQELMGSDSLPEYYEETKGFSVSISLNDPVEAERIFHTLAENGTVRMPLQQTFWAYRFGMLVDQFGIPWMINCDQAA
- a CDS encoding DUF1579 domain-containing protein; this encodes MEQLSITCLTTDEWEKAQANITLFWDTTGGNKMKTELHKEHDWLQKLVGEWTYETEVKMGSEQLSEKATGTESVRSLDGLWILAEGQGEMPGCGAATTMLTLGYDPHKQRYVGTWIGSMMTYLWVYDGELDAAARVLTLNSEGPAMTGEEKMAKYKDAIEFKSNDRRVLTSHVLGDDGQWHKFMTVNYQRKQ
- a CDS encoding DUF6391 domain-containing protein is translated as MNTSTYAKTNEFPFDFVNFDLTTPQPTLDADLLRQLSFIPGLKEILMLRQVHALEHATVWVLSESKSTHPPLVTSSNFQIDNELLSGLSTDRGFFLYGEVNISDLRRAVTLALHRLTNGEWHLAVHPRCGTNLSVAMLLTAGLAVGAHVLLPRGPIEQLVGLGLAATTAAELAPNIGALAQRYLTTAIPFNLETENITRTHDVWGREAYFVKVRWRE
- a CDS encoding bile acid:sodium symporter family protein, coding for MQASFLTTVLLPIALAIIMLGMGLSLLPEDFQRVRKYPKAVSIGLISQLIILPIIGFVIAKVVPMPPAIAVGLMILALCPGGPSSNLITYLAKGDVALSVTLTALSSIITVFTIPTFANLALQHFIRRTAAIALPISSTMLQIFLITLVPIGLGMYLRQIFPELALRLEKVTSRLAIALLAIVIIALIIREWDRLPGFILQVGISCVLLNVFSILAGLYISKLFNLDLAQQICIAIEVGIQNGTLAIAITAGLLNNPDMAVPAAVYSLFMNLTGFVAIGYGRKLVLSQKVKKMVG
- a CDS encoding pentapeptide repeat-containing protein; its protein translation is MDVKMLLSEYAAGKRDFIGAHLHKVNLSDTDLSGANFCGADLSGADLSRANLSGCNFSRANMTDADLSGANLIGANLSEVNLIGADLINVNLEETNLSRADLRGANLVRANLKKANLSEAELSGADLSGANLNQANLIEANLNEAELNGVDLTAATVTERELGEGVVHTGLSHKWVTWAGGS